The genomic region CTCCCATAGGCTCAAGACAAAGCCTGTGGAATTCAACTCCGCCTTGTCCTAAGCTTAAAGCGTCGTCCTTATGTATTGCGATCTTTATGGCGGGATAAGCTTCTTTTATTGCGGAAAGGCCGATTACGTGATCGAAGTGTCCGTGAGTAAGCACAACTGCAACGGGAACAAGAAAATTCTTTGCAAGATAATCCGTTATTGCCGTTGCGTCTCCGGAGGCCTTGCAGCCTGCCGGATCGACTATAAAGACAAAATTTTCAGCAAGCGGAACTATGCATGTGTTTACTTGAATCGGCCCTGTCCGTATTGTTTTCATCTTTTATGAAAGCGTGGAAGACGTCGTAAACGGTTCTTTGTCGGCCGCCGCTTTTTCCGCAGCTGCGTAAGCTTCGGCATCTTCCTGTGAAAGCTTGTCGTTTTCGTTTATTCCGGATGAAAAGCTTTCGGAATGCTCCGATTCGGCAAGCCTTACGGCGTCATTTACGTCTTTTTGGTGCGAATAGCTTACCGTAAGTTTGCGTCCGCGGTAGTCGTAACCGTTGAGAGCTTCGATTACCTTGTCCGCATCTTCGTTGAAAAGTTGTATAAAAGAATAATTTGCCAATACGCGGATATCGCCGATCCTGTCGCGGTCCAGGTGAGCTACGCTTATTAAAAGACCCACGAGATCGCGCGGATAAACGCGTCTGTTGCGTCCTATACCGATAAAAACGGTCGTTGCAAGATCGCTGTCGATTTGTACTCGAGGAGAACGGGCTTCGCTTTCTTTTTCTTCGGCGTTTGAATTCTTTACCTGAAAATTATGAGTCTCGCGTTGAGATCGGGACTTCCAATCCCTGGAATATGCGCGGCCTTCGTGACGCCGGTTTTTGTAAGAGGATGAACGAGAACCCATTGCCTGCTTTGCAAGGTAAGCCGCAACGTATGTTCTGAGAGCAAAGGGAACGTTTTTTTTATATATTTTTTTCAGATCTGTTAAAATTTCAGGATCCTCTTCCGTTTTAACTTTGGAAACGGCATCATTTAAAATAGAAACAAACAAGTTAATATCTATCTCATCCACATGTTTAAAAGACATAGGAAACTCCCAAATAATTTAAAATAGTTTTGCAGTGTATCCGGAACCGGTCTTTTCAAAACCGAACCGATGCAATAAGGGGATCATGATATCGGGAATTACGATATTCGCGATGATCACCCATTGAATATTCCGCTTTTGCAAGTCTTCAAGACTCAGCGATAAAAGTTCCTTACCTATCCCGAGTCCGCGGAAATTTTGTAAAACAAAAAAAGACGTAAGTACGACCGTTTTTCCCTGAGGAAACGGACATTGTGAAAACGTTATGCAGCCTGCAAATTCGTCGGAAAAGGTTCTGCATATGAAGCCGATTTCAGAATCATGCGATTTGAATTGATACTTCCATAAAGATACAAACGCCGTGCTTATTTCTTCCGGCAGGTTTTCGTCCATATCGCCTGCGGCTGCCCGGCTGTAACGCAGTATCAAATTCTTGTCCTTTGACGAATCGTATGCGCAAAATATAAAATCGTTTTGAACGGGGATTTCAAAGTCCTCCGCGTCTTGAGCCAGTTTTTCAAGCCCCCAGATTTCGCGCAATGAGTTGTACCATTCGTTAAGGCGGCGGCGCATTTTATAATGCTTGAACAAATGCCACTTTTTCTCGATTTCAGGGTACTGTCTTATGCAGGTCTTAAAGTTTTTGAACACCCCCCTTCCGGAATGAAGGATCTGCCGAAGTTCGTCTTTTATGAGCGGAGCATGCAAGTCGGAAACGAATTGTTCCCTAAGGGCAAACCCGTCGGCAGATGTCCATTGCGGTAAAAAAAAATATCTGTCGTTATCAACTGTATTTTGTTCTTTTTTTATTAAAATTCCGTTTACGGCATCTAAGACGAAAAAAGAATTCTGATCTTCCATCGCAGCAAGAATGGAGTTTGCTATGCTTTCAGTAAGTTCAAAATACATAAATCAATGTACCATAAAAGGCTCCGATTGACAATGTTGTGCGCACCGTTTGTGTTTAGCGTTCCGCTTACATTAAGATTGTCCTAAAGCTCCTGAGCGGATTTGCATCGCGAGTTTGAAGGCAGGCTCGACATTCATACGTCTAGATTATCTTTTTTAAGTCCGCACGCGTTGAAACTATGGAACTTATAAGGCCGTATTCTTTTGCATCCGTCGCGGTAAGCCAATAATCACGATCGGTGTCTTTTTCAACTTGAGCCAGTGGCTTTCCCGTTTCGTCTGCGATCAGCTTATTCAGCTTTGCGCGCGTTTTTGCCATTTCCTGCGCGTGGATTTCTATATCGGTCGCCACTCCTTTTATCCCGGACAGCGGCTGATGTATGAGGTATCGGCTGTCCGGCAGCCCTATACGGCGCTCTTTGGGTACCGCTAAGAGTACGAGGGCTGCCGCGCTTGCAATGAGTCCCATACCGATAAGGCATACGGGGGCGTCTATAAAACGAATCATGTCAAATATCGCAAAGCCTGCGTCGACGTCGCCGCCCGGAGAATCTATGTACATACAGATAGCGTTTTTGTTGTCCGCTTCAAGCAAAAGCAGCTGTCTGACTATCTTTTCCGCCAGATCCTTATTTATTTCGCCTGAAAGAATTATCTGCCTTGTCTTTAGGAATTTTTCCATTAACGGATCGGCGGATTTTTTGTTTTTTTCGTCGTCATCTTCTTCTTTATTGAAGACAGTGCCATACATACCGTTCATCGTTGCTCCTGCAAAATCGAATAAAATTTTGTGCGGCCTGAAATTTTGTTTTGCGCGAAGCTGCATTGCGGCTCGCATAAAATTTTGTTGCGAACGGCAGCGCAGCACAGATGCCGCAGATAAAAGTTAAAAACAACTTTTTATTCAATATAGCGAATAAAAAGCCGTCAGGCAAGCAATATGCCTGCATCGTTCTGCTGCGGCTGGCGGCAGACTGTTGCCTCGCGTTCTTGCATTCGGCCGTTAAAAAATATATGTTTAAAACATGAATTTGGCACGGCAAGCATCCGAAATCCAAGTATCCGAAGCGGAACGCAAAAAAAAATCTCAAAACCGTAGCGCAAAGATAAATTACAATGCAGTGATGGAAAAACTCATAGCCGGCCTTGAAGGAAAAAAAGCTTCACTTTTACTGCACGCCTGCTGCGGGCCGTGCAGTACGGCTTGCCTGGAAAAAATTTCTTTGTTTTTTGAAATAAGCGTGTATTTTTATAACCCGAATATTTATCCATTTGAAGAATATGAAAAACGCAGGGACGAGATATTTAAATTTGTCGAAAAGCTGAACTTCGCTACGGGACGGGAGATACGGATTTTGGAAGGCGGCTACGATAAAGACGATTATGACAGGGCGATAAGAATCGAAGAATGCCCGGAACTTGCTTTTGAGGCCGAGCGCGGCGAACGATGCCGAAGGTGTTACGAATTCCGGATGAAAAAGGCTTTTGAATATGCCGCCGAAAATAATTTTGATTTTTTTGCGACTACTTTGACTTTAAGCCCTTATAAAGATTCCGACAAGGTGAACGAAATAGGCAGGCTGCTTGACGAGCAGGCCGTAAAAAACGGACTTGAATTGAGGTATCTTTATTCGGATTTTAAGAAAAAAAACGGATACCTAAGGTCAATAGAGATTTCCAAAGAGTACGGGGTGTACAGGCAGGATTATTGCGGCTGCGTGTATTCGCTCTCTTCAAATGCGGCAGGGATCGTCGCGGAAAGACCGCAGCGGCTTTAGCCGCGAGGACTTGCAGCAAGAGCCCGGTGCCCGCTTTGCGGGCAGCCGCCCTAATAAAAAAACGTGATCTTAAAACGGCGCCGCTTTTTTGCTATCAACGCTGCTCAGGTGTTAAGGATGTAACCTTTTTTGTACGGTACAAAATATTTGAACAGCTTTTGTTAAGCTAAGTTGGTAAACTGCTCGAGCGGAAGGGCTTGTATGCAAGTATGTGGGACAACTTCCAAAGCGGTTGTTATGAAACAAAATAGACGATCGCGGCTCAACGCGGGTTGGAACGGTTTGCAGGCACTGATATGTATAAAGAACATTGATTATGCATATGATTTGGTGTTATAATATGCATACGGAGGATGTATATGAGAACAACGCTGGATCTGTCCGATACCTTGCTTGAAGAAGCGATGACATTGACAAAAATTACGACAAAAACGGAGGTTATAACACAAGCGCTTGAAAATTTGATACAAAAAGAAAAAGTTCAAAAACTGAAAGACTATTACGGCAAACTTGATTTGAATATCGACTTAAAAACGCTGAGAAAAAGGACATAAGATGGTATTGGTCGATACTTCCGTCTGGATAGAATATTTTAGAGGCTCTGCACGCTCTGCCGTGCTCAAAGAGTTGATACATAATAATATGCTTTGTATCAATAATCTTGTGCTTGCCGAATTGCTTCCTTTTATTAATTTGAAAAAAGAATATGAGTTGAAACAGCTCTTGCTTGCAATTAAACGAATAGAACTCGAAATAGACTGGAACGAGATTATCGATATGCAGACCCGAAATCTATTGTACGGTATAAACAAAGTCGGTATTCCCGATTTAATCATTGCTCAAAATGCCATTAACAATAATCTTTTTTTGTTTTCGTTTGACAAACATTTCGGTCTTATGCGCAATTTGTTTGCTCTTAAAATATTTGCGGAAGAATAAACTGCCGAACTGCTTGTGCGCGAAATGGGCGTAAGGACAAATGTGCCTTTCAAAGATTTAAGTCCCCTGAAAAAGAAATCGTGTTTCACGGACATGCGGCACTCCTTAGGAGATTGTTGATAACGGTGAAAGCGTAACGGGAAAATACCTGAAAAAACTGATAAAGCAAAAGCTTTAACCTGCGGCAGGGATCGTCGCGGAAAGACCGCAGCGGCTTTAGCCGCGAGGACTTGCAGCAAGAGCCCGGTGCCCGCTTTGCGGGCAGCCGCCCTAATAAAAAAAACGTGATCCTAAAACGGCGGTAGTTTTGTCTTTGCGCCGGGGCGAAGCATTTATCTTTTTGAACGGGAAATTTGTTTTGCTGTGTAATTTTGCCGAACGCCATTTGTTTACAGGTCTTGCGCCTTTGCCTCATCCCAAAAGCGATCCATTTCTTTAAGGCGGCTCGGATCCATTTCCATATTTGATTCTTTCATTTTTTGTTCGACAAAAGAAAAGCGTTTATAAAATTTTTCGTTTGTGCGGGAAAGGGCGATGAAGGGATCCACGCCGAGATGACGCGAATAGTTGACCACGGAGAATAAAAGGTCTCCAACTTCTTCTTCGAGGTTAAGCTGGGCTTTGTCCGCCTGAGGCGTGGAAGCTATGGTTAGGGGTTTGTCGCCTTCTTTAAAGGCCGCTCTTGCTTTCAGAACGGATTTTTGCGCTTCTAAAACTTCTTCCAATTCTTCTTTGACTTTTTTAAGAACGGAATGGGGGCTGTCCCAGTCGAATCCTTTTTTTGCGGCCTTTTTTTGCATTTTATAGGCTTTTAAAAGAGGCGGAAAGCCTTTGGGAATTTGATCCAGTATGGATTTTTCGCTTTTGCGGCCTTCTATGCTCTCTTTTATGCTGTCCCATTGAACAAGGACTTCCTCCGGCGTGTCGGGCGTTTTTGTTACGCAGGTGCTGCCGCTGCTTGTTTTAAATACGTGAGGATGACGACGGATTATTTTTTCCGTAACCGCGTCCAAAACGTCCGCGACGGTAAAACTGCCTTCTTGTTCGTACATGTAGGCGATCATAACGGCGTTAAGAAATACGTCGCCCAGCTCTTCTTTTGCGTGTTCCGTATCCTGTTCGCTTATTGCGTCTATGGCTTCGAATGTTTCTTCTGCGAGATCCGTGCGCATGGAAAGGGGAGTTTGCTTTATGTCCCACGGGCATCCGTCTTTGTCCCTAAGGCATTTTACGGTGTCTGAAAGTCGTTTATACGAAGCCGCTTCAACTGCTTCTTTTTGTATTTTTTTATTTATTTGCGGTGCGTCTTTCATATAGTCTCCTGATTAATTCTGAATTATAGCTCAAATTAGCGCACGTTCCTGCCGCCTTTTTTAAATATGCGCGTTTACAAAAAAATATGCCGAATTTGCGCGCTTTTATTCACACGCCTTTGCGGCGGCTTTTAAATCTTCCGTCGCCAATTTGCGTTTTCCCCACTCCGGAATTAGCCGCTTGGGATCGGACGAAAAAAGTATTTTTACAAAAAGTTCTGCTGTCTGTAAAAATATTTGCGAAAGGAGAATTTGCTCGTCCGAAGTAAAGCGGCCTAAAACATAATCGGCGACGCCGCCGTATGAAGGCTTGCTTATGCCTATTCTGAGCCGCCAAAAGTCCGCCGTGCCGAGCGTCGTTTTTATTGAACGAAGCCCGTTGTGTCCGCCCAGCCCTCCGCTCCATTTTAAACTTACAAAGCCCAAAGAAAGTTCGATTTCGTCGTGAACGATAAGGATTTGTTCGGGTTTTATTTTTAGAAAATGCGCGGCTTCCGCGACGCTCTGCCCCGAAAGGTTCATGTAGGTTTCGGGCTTTAGAAAATAGAATTTATCGCCTATGGAAGAAGGAAGGTTTAAGGTTTGAAACTTTGATCCGGCGGAACCGGCAGAAAAACTTTCCTGTGCGCCGGCGAGACTTTCTGGCGCGCCGGCAGAACTTGCGGCGGCGGGCCTCATGCCGACCGAATTTACGACTGCCGGAGTTGCGGGCGCAGATGCTGTGCCGGAACCGGCGCTTTTTGCAGCCGGAACGGTGTTTGCGATAAGATTTGAATCTTCAATCCAGCTTTTA from Treponema parvum harbors:
- a CDS encoding DbpA RNA binding domain-containing protein, with translation MSFKHVDEIDINLFVSILNDAVSKVKTEEDPEILTDLKKIYKKNVPFALRTYVAAYLAKQAMGSRSSSYKNRRHEGRAYSRDWKSRSQRETHNFQVKNSNAEEKESEARSPRVQIDSDLATTVFIGIGRNRRVYPRDLVGLLISVAHLDRDRIGDIRVLANYSFIQLFNEDADKVIEALNGYDYRGRKLTVSYSHQKDVNDAVRLAESEHSESFSSGINENDKLSQEDAEAYAAAEKAAADKEPFTTSSTLS
- a CDS encoding GNAT family N-acetyltransferase, translating into MYFELTESIANSILAAMEDQNSFFVLDAVNGILIKKEQNTVDNDRYFFLPQWTSADGFALREQFVSDLHAPLIKDELRQILHSGRGVFKNFKTCIRQYPEIEKKWHLFKHYKMRRRLNEWYNSLREIWGLEKLAQDAEDFEIPVQNDFIFCAYDSSKDKNLILRYSRAAAGDMDENLPEEISTAFVSLWKYQFKSHDSEIGFICRTFSDEFAGCITFSQCPFPQGKTVVLTSFFVLQNFRGLGIGKELLSLSLEDLQKRNIQWVIIANIVIPDIMIPLLHRFGFEKTGSGYTAKLF
- a CDS encoding ATP-dependent Clp protease proteolytic subunit; amino-acid sequence: MNGMYGTVFNKEEDDDEKNKKSADPLMEKFLKTRQIILSGEINKDLAEKIVRQLLLLEADNKNAICMYIDSPGGDVDAGFAIFDMIRFIDAPVCLIGMGLIASAAALVLLAVPKERRIGLPDSRYLIHQPLSGIKGVATDIEIHAQEMAKTRAKLNKLIADETGKPLAQVEKDTDRDYWLTATDAKEYGLISSIVSTRADLKKII
- a CDS encoding epoxyqueuosine reductase QueH, giving the protein MNLARQASEIQVSEAERKKKSQNRSAKINYNAVMEKLIAGLEGKKASLLLHACCGPCSTACLEKISLFFEISVYFYNPNIYPFEEYEKRRDEIFKFVEKLNFATGREIRILEGGYDKDDYDRAIRIEECPELAFEAERGERCRRCYEFRMKKAFEYAAENNFDFFATTLTLSPYKDSDKVNEIGRLLDEQAVKNGLELRYLYSDFKKKNGYLRSIEISKEYGVYRQDYCGCVYSLSSNAAGIVAERPQRL
- a CDS encoding type II toxin-antitoxin system VapB family antitoxin: MRTTLDLSDTLLEEAMTLTKITTKTEVITQALENLIQKEKVQKLKDYYGKLDLNIDLKTLRKRT
- a CDS encoding PIN domain-containing protein, whose translation is MVLVDTSVWIEYFRGSARSAVLKELIHNNMLCINNLVLAELLPFINLKKEYELKQLLLAIKRIELEIDWNEIIDMQTRNLLYGINKVGIPDLIIAQNAINNNLFLFSFDKHFGLMRNLFALKIFAEE
- the mazG gene encoding nucleoside triphosphate pyrophosphohydrolase, producing the protein MKDAPQINKKIQKEAVEAASYKRLSDTVKCLRDKDGCPWDIKQTPLSMRTDLAEETFEAIDAISEQDTEHAKEELGDVFLNAVMIAYMYEQEGSFTVADVLDAVTEKIIRRHPHVFKTSSGSTCVTKTPDTPEEVLVQWDSIKESIEGRKSEKSILDQIPKGFPPLLKAYKMQKKAAKKGFDWDSPHSVLKKVKEELEEVLEAQKSVLKARAAFKEGDKPLTIASTPQADKAQLNLEEEVGDLLFSVVNYSRHLGVDPFIALSRTNEKFYKRFSFVEQKMKESNMEMDPSRLKEMDRFWDEAKAQDL
- the pth gene encoding aminoacyl-tRNA hydrolase — encoded protein: MISLVVFLGNCGKEYEKTRHNAAWLFEQSLPFSAKINWKNKFKGNFASIDTLSFKSWIEDSNLIANTVPAAKSAGSGTASAPATPAVVNSVGMRPAAASSAGAPESLAGAQESFSAGSAGSKFQTLNLPSSIGDKFYFLKPETYMNLSGQSVAEAAHFLKIKPEQILIVHDEIELSLGFVSLKWSGGLGGHNGLRSIKTTLGTADFWRLRIGISKPSYGGVADYVLGRFTSDEQILLSQIFLQTAELFVKILFSSDPKRLIPEWGKRKLATEDLKAAAKACE